One stretch of Armigeres subalbatus isolate Guangzhou_Male chromosome 2, GZ_Asu_2, whole genome shotgun sequence DNA includes these proteins:
- the LOC134212309 gene encoding uncharacterized protein LOC134212309 isoform X4, with translation MDQSSSYGGAPQSTIGNSARRIQAQLPAEPPACVQNAMMRRDKQPFTYTPGGIDLSQIKSPRMAKRISRNAQSEGVSTQPKVSPLAQNNSNSSSSQQAVSPAATLGAAAMGMPFQVFPTGPPAPPPPPPPNVGKKPTIGQTNGNSASAPPPPPPPVPSLERKTPKPQTFEPPPMGCRPEIKIPPNPMANLRKAPRPQPKNDFWIEEYRNERRNDLPNPAQQLPVYNTREADEEVAKNTHNRTDQLTVRNGSPNRSPSPSNLTKPLENGSHVSSIKTPPVYSQSPVPPNLPPPITPTKLSQPPSSLAINSTAKVQQLNKEQSPKTRHSSPPSSSPPSPPNNGTNYTDTSANNNSTTVKPPTSQKPAPQALGSLYIPPPHEAFANSKQSLLNQTSPPWMSSRQNSAKEQPEWVHKEDPDFLGSKQSSTSKSNSNETATKTSEPIATAPPSPPKPAPAPKQQQAPQSTTIVSRPQTIELSPPTQPATSQTHYIQLQNPVAKVTPQPIVQQAPPVAMQTVRNYPQAPVYVQNQMYSPQPAANQKERIIPIQIEQSPIKTPVSAPSFAPPPYYSPGPQYNPVQSPLTVGYPGPHSGFTTPTAMFTNPNHFVNQGYNNISYPPTSPQHPMYQQHHQHYQQPSPSVQQQQQQHQQMMHQQRMQQQTPTQQPGGVRIIPIKVENNDNGTTATTVRGPLSQTPAIIQSGDHRYIIHDIPLEAKLRFLKNRLSDPRSHNNPQAWNGNSAPNQSRSFRVLQHITDTMEDAESRSNPSTPKPSSEQQIGNHVEGAESQLRSMQLSKDDKALMNRVKNQVDGEVYLHNEEDPRYRGAAIPSKAFRYLQNITDGGQASSSNSAGSTNRTNQMFVQNRGNATESEDETAQQYIPPSEQRVEEPKKYTGSAIPSRSFKMLQAMTQSDAPAETNSSDTEGNQNLPCNGEVQYSPYPYSLQPHYCCNPNWHYYDPNNPQYYPHPPPPPPHHLPGYYYPPPPPHPPHGHYDRNSYYASYMSPHHFYYPQEPCSPCTPPPYYQIGQPQIAYCENVVPDSPTHSYIISTPPPRLIVTPTPDPADSDVESILSDNPIHPLTRSQSSLQHLSDRLANFSASPEKIFPNDSETMVRCSPSSPLNERYRTFEESTSSAPSSQSECSDSEEEGHNKQAQNTVALAQKEPAQNGTNGHEEHTEQEEEESSEESEDEATVGYDSNPQEHLPHQLSVIFEEESVYSCSANTSRRASVCSNSSTLSDCSSTLANDLDEADGHSHDIDSVKLDCGNQTDDDIDRLDDYEYSANEQTGIILEETPLDSDNRDKINTSDDSTSEAESEEESTTDEEEEADAVVDDCVHKNEAENTALINTEEGLEELKHKEVESSETEESESESDEEEETTDDEMHTDVTVTITIPSMSSKSLNDLGKESNSIHKENEESRPTFTVDYEEDSNVSVSVSLPLKVKPITNEDVNEEEAKINHTDMQEELEEVNDEDDDEEIDFWSQIGEEDETSRPSRSFSRDFWSSREASVDRDGELNPDIDGGNIDDEDTDFWSSENCPTEAIDLWKKDSIVESFLDRQKNENTNDTLDFWHSENERMFDTMYSKKDQNDKAEKDSAPIDENNNTSTWQKLEKSVDKEPEVNELTNNDRDVSNEATLQNESEDAETETESSQEESEDDSEDYETTNTSKEESDAEENEKQTGNKIQPEVTEQKAPEIVLKRAPVTEKIEHKCNGMLDAINTTSKEDDKKLSVRDRISIFENQTSKSENRASTPLLEVPVRQKTSDSCNRSRPSSIIKMSAEESEFEDDSGMTSDVSKQISEVETDTECFPEMRKMTRYQRAATHSRLFKLLQDESNNGDSDDENAERLASIEHVESQPANEEQTVVHPRHSSLSKYKDSSFDDSSSASNTASDRRDRLSLPIRHQSSSGIESMSSSTSSASPVSGATNEKLAEELVQSLLMKKKGRLFRNLPLDKLHAAAMKILQEDLESNGTLSSTEDNITVDSTPALTPQEFKTEYQNSYADYYDTWNESNGKNSPLECTAPDALPSKAFRSLQDTVNPATRKANGWSARCPRVLSSKSISRLADVRETDSEPSTYSRSRPQSRASNQSPYPTLSGLIEESACRSKSPFKQSKFSHF, from the exons CTATGGCGGTGCACCGCAATCCACAATCGGTAATTCGGCAAGACGGATACAGGCACAGTTACCAGCTGAACCACCGGCCTGCGTTCAGAATGCCATGATGCGACGTGACAAACAACCATTCACATACACCCCCGGTGGCATTGACCTATCACAGATCAAATCACCTCGAATGGCCAAACGAATATCACGGAACGCTCAATCCGAAGGTGTGAGTACTCAACCAAAAGTCTCCCCACTAGCACAG AATAATAGTAATAGTAGTAGTAGTCAACAAGCAGTGTCGCCAGCGGCGACTTTAGGGGCTGCGGCTATGGGAATGCCTTTCCAGGTATTTCCCACAGGTCCACCAGCTCCACCCCCTCCACCTCCACCAAATGTAGGCAAAAAGCCAACTATTGGACAAACCAACGGTAACAGTGCGTCTGCTCCTCCTCCACCACCACCGCCTGTGCCTTCGCTTGAGAGAAAGACTCCAAAACCACAGACTTTCGAGCCTCCTCCAATGGGATGTAGGCCAGAAatcaaaattcctccaaatccGATGGCAAACCTTCGCAAGGCGCCTCGTCCTcaaccgaaaaatgatttctggATAGAGGAATATCGAAACGAAAGGCGCAATGATTTGCCGAACCCCGCCCAGCAGTTGCCTGTGTATAATACAAGAGAAGCAGACGAAGAAG TCGCTAAGAATACGCATAATCGCACAGATCAACTTACCGTCAGGAACGGTTCTCCTAATCGCTCGCCAAGCCCATCCAATCTAACTAAACCGCTCGAAAACGGTTCACATGTGTCGTCAATAAAGACACCTCCAGTCTATAGTCAAAGTCCAGTTCCACCCAACCTCCCACCACCTATCACACCAACAAAACTCTCACAACCTCCATCCTCCTTGGCCATCAACTCCACAGCTAAAGTACAGCAACTAAACAAAGAACAGTCTCCAAAAACTCGACATTCATCGCCACCATCATCGTCTCCGCCATCTCCGCCCAACAACGGCACGAACTACACAGATACTTCCGCCAACAATAACTCAACAACGGTTAAACCTCCCACGTCACAAAAACCCGCACCTCAAGCATTAGGTTCTTTATACATACCTCCACCTCATGAAGCGTTTGCAAATAGCAAACAGAGTTTACTCAATCAAACAAGCCCACCATGGATGTCATCACGTCAAAACAGTGCTAAAGAACAGCCCGAATGGGTTCATAAAGAGGACCCAGATTTTTTGGGATCCAAACAATCATCGACGTCCAAGTCTAATAGTAACGAAACCGCTACTAAAACTTCGGAACCTATCGCTACAGCTCCACCAAGCCCGCCAAAACCTGCTCCAGCGCCAAAGCAACAGCAAGCCCCGCAATCCACCACCATAGTTAGTCGACCTCAGACAATCGAGTTGTCCCCTCCTACTCAACCTGCAACATCACAAACACATTACATACAGCTGCAGAATCCAGTGGCCAAGGTCACACCACAACCCATAGTACAGCAGGCGCCACCGGTCGCAATGCAGACTGTTCGAAACTATCCGCAAGCACCAGTCTATGTGCAGAACCAAATGTACTCTCCGCAACCGGCGGCGAATCAGAAA GAACGTATTATACCAATACAAATCGAACAATCCCCCATTAAAACGCCTGTGTCAGCACCAAGTTTTGCACCACCACCGTACTACAGCCCTGGACCGCAATACAACCCCGTTCAATCGCCACTCACAGTTGGTTACCCAGGTCCACACAGTG GATTCACAACGCCTACGGCGATGTTCACTAATCCGAACCACTTCGTTAATCAGGGATACAACAACATCAGCTACCCACCAACATCCCCTCAACATCCAATGTACCAACAGCATCACCAGCACTATCAACAGCCGTCTCCATCAgtacaacagcagcagcagcaacatcaACAGATGATGCACCAACAACGAATGCAACAACAGACGCCAACACAGCAACCCGGAGGGGTACGAATCATACCAATTAAGGTCGAAAACAACGACAATGGCACGACGGCTACCACTGTGCGTGGACCTTTATCTCAAACGCCAGCAATCATTCAAAG CGGTGATCATAGATATATCATTCACGACATCCCGTTAGAAGCTAAGCTTCGTTTCCTTAAAAATAGACTCAG TGATCCGCGAAGCCACAACAATCCACAAGCCTGGAATGGGAATAGTGCGCCCAATCAGTCACGTTCGTTCAGGGTGCTGCAGCATATTACGGACACCATGGAAGATGCCGAATCTAGGTCAAACCCATCAACGCCAAAACCGTCAAGTGAACAGCAGATCGGCAACCATGTAGAAGGTGCAGAGAGTCAACTTCGTTCGATGCAGCTAAGCAAAGACGACAAGGCGCTGATGAATCGGGTCAAAAATCAAG TTGACGGGGAAGTGTATCTTCACAACGAAGAAGATCCCCGTTACCGTGGTGCCGCAATACCGTCAAAGGCGTTCAGGTATTTGCAGAATATAACCGACGGCGGGCAGGCTTCAAGTTCGAACAGTGCCG gctCAACCAACCGGACCAATCAAATGTTTGTGCAGAATCGTGGCAATGCAACTGAGTCAG AGGATGAAACGGCacaacaatatattccaccgaGTGAACAAAGGGTGGAAGaaccgaaaaaatacaccgggAGTGCTATACCGAGTCGATCATTCAAGATGCTACAAGCAATGACCCAATCCGATGCACCCG CCGAAACAAATTCCTCTGACACAGAAGGTAATCAAAATTTACCATGCAACGGGGAAGTCCAATATTCGCCATACCCTTACTCACTTCAACCGCATTATTGTTGTAATCCGAATTGGCACTATTACGACCCAAATAATCCTCAGTACTACCCACATCCTCCCCCACCCCCACCACATCATCTACCAGGGTATTACtatcctcctcctcctccacATCCGCCTCATGGTCACTATGACCGGAACTCGTACTATGCGAGCTATATGTCACCACATCATTTCTACTATCCACAAGAACCATGCTCACCATGTACGCCGCCTCCGTATTATCAGATAGGTCAACCACAGATTGCGTACTGCGAAAATGTCGTTCCCGATTCACCTACCCACTCCTACATTATTTCAACGCCACCTCCGAGACTTATCGTCACTCCAACGCCCGATCCAGCGGACTCAGATGTAGAATCTATTCTGAGCGACAATCCAATACATCCTTTGACTCGCTCCCAAAGCAGCTTACAGCATCTATCAGACCGCCTCGCTAACTTCAGCGCATCCCCAGAGAAAATTTTCCCCAACGACTCGGAAACAATGGTGCGCTGCTCACCCAGCAGTCCACTTAACGAAAGGTACCGCACCTTTGAAGAAAGTACCTCCTCGGCACCTTCCTCTCAGTCTGAATGTTCAGACTCGGAAGAGGAAGGTCACAATAAGCAGGCTCAGAACACTGTTGCCCTTGCACAAAAAGAGCCTGCTCAAAACGGCACCAATGGCCATGAAGAACACACTGAACAAGAAGAGGAAGAAAGCAGCGAAGAAAGTGAAGATGAAGCTACAGTTGGCTACGATAGTAATCCACAGGAACATTTACCCCATCAGTTGAGTGTCATTTTCGAAGAGGAGAGCGTCTATTCGTGCTCAGCCAATACAAGTCGAAGGGCCAGTGTGTGTAGCAACAGTTCAACACTAAGCGACTGTTCATCAACCCTGGCCAATGACTTGGATGAAGCAGATGGACATTCGCATGACATCGATAGTGTAAAACTCGACTGTGGCAATCAAACGGATGATGACATTGATCGCTTAGATGACTATGAATACAGCGCAAATGAACAAACTGGAATAATATTGGAGGAAACGCCTTTAGATTCCGATAACCGTGACAAGATCAATACTAGTGATGATTCGACCAGTGAAGCGGAATCTGAAGAAGAATCAACAACTGACGAGGAAGAGGAGGCTGATGCAGTGGTGGATGATTGTGTTCACAAGAATGAAGCCGAAAATACGGCCTTAATTAATACTGAGGAAGGCTTAGAAGAGTTAAAACACAAAGAAGTAGAAAGTAGCGAAACCGAAGAATCTGAGTCAGAATCTGATGAAGAAGAGGAGACAACAGATGACGAAATGCACACCGATGTGACGGTTACAATCACGATACCATCTATGAGCAGCAAATCATTAAACGATTTGGGTAAAGAATCTAACTCAATACACAAGGAAAACGAAGAATCTAGGCCTACATTTACTGTAGATTACGAGGAAGACTCTAATGTTTCAGTTTCTGTTTCGTTGCCATTGAAAGTAAAACCAATCACTAACGAGGATGTCAACGAAGAAGAGGCGAAAATCAATCATACTGATATGCAGGAAGAGTTAGAAGAAGTAAACGATGAAGATGACGATGAAGAAATTGACTTTTGGAGTCAGATAGGCGAAGAAGATGAAACGAGTCGACCGAGCAGATCATTCTCCAGAGACTTTTGGAGTAGTCGAGAAGCTAGCGTCGATCGAGATGGAGAATTAAATCCAGATATTGATGGAGGAAATATTGACGACGAAGATACTGATTTCTGGAGTAGTGAAAATTGCCCCACTGAAGCAATAGATCTGTGGAAGAAGGATTCGATCGTGGAGAGTTTTTTGGACCGCCAGAAGAACGAGAATACAAACGATACATTAGATTTTTGGCACAGTGAAAACGAAAGAATGTTTGATACCATGTATAGTAAAAAAGATCAGAACGATAAAGCTGAAAAAGACAGTGCCCCTATAGATGAAAATAACAATACAAGTACCTggcaaaaattagaaaaatccgTGGATAAAGAACCAGAAGTTAATGAACTTACTAATAACGATAGAGACGTATCAAACGAAGCAACTCTACAGAATGAATCAGAGGATGCAGAAACTGAAACAGAAAGCTCACAAGAAGAAAGCGAGGATGACAGTGAAGATTATGAAACTACGAACACATCTAAGGAGGAGTCGGACGCTGAGGAGAACGAAAAACAGACCGGAAATAAAATCCAGCCAGAGGTTACAGAACAAAAAGCTCCAGAAATTGTGTTGAAAAGAGCTCCTGTTACGGAGAAAATCGAACACAAGTGCAATGGAATGTTGGACGCGATTAACACAACATCAAAGGAGGATGATAAGAAGCTCTCTGTACGTGATAGGATATCAATATTTGAAAACCAAACTAGCAAATCAGAAAATCGAGCCTCAACACCTTTACTAGAAGTTCCAGTACGACAGAAAACATCAGATTCTTGTAATCGATCGAGGCCATCTTCAATCATTAAAATGTCTGCAGAGGAATCTGAATTTGAAGACGATTCCGGTATGACGTCAGATGTGAGCAAACAGATTTCCGAAGTAGAAACAGATACCGAATGTTTCCCGGAGATGCGCAAGATGACGCGTTACCAACGAGCAGCAACACATTCCAGATTGTTCAAACTTTTGCAGGACGAAAGTAACAACGGTGATAGTGACGATGAGAATGCCGAAAGGTTAGCATCGATTGAACATGTAGAGTCGCAACCGGCGAATGAGGAGCAAACTGTAGTCCATCCTCGCCATTCGAGTTTAAGCAAATATAAGGACTCGTCATTTGATGATAGTTCTAGTGCATCAAACACTGCCAGCGATCGCAGAGATCGCCTATCACTGCCTATCAGACATCAATCATCATCGGGTATTGAAAGCATGTCGTCTTCAACCTCATCTGCATCTCCTGTATCAGGAGCGACGAACGAGAAACTTGCCGAAGAGTTAGTACAAAGTTTATTGATGAAGAAGAAAGGCAGATTATTCCGCAATTTGCCATTAGATAAACTCCACGCCGCTGCCATGAAAATCTTGCAAGAAGACTTAGAGTCCAATGGAACGCTAAGTTCAACCGAAGATAATATAACCGTGGATTCCACACCAGCTTTAACGCCTCAAGAGTTTAAAACAGAATATCAAAACTCATACGCTGATTACTACGATACGTGGAATGAATCTAATGGTAAGAATTCGCCTTTAGAATGCACTGCACCAGACGCCCTGCCATCGAAGGCATTTCGGAGTTTGCAAGACACAGTTAACCCAGCTACCCGGAAAGCCAACGGTTGGTCTGCGCGTTGCCCTCGAGTATTAAGCAGCAAGAGTATATCACGGCTTGCGGATGTACGGGAAACCGATTCCGAGCCCAGTACCTACTCCCGTTCACGTCCACAATCACGTGCATCTAATCAGTCGCCCTATCCCACTTTGTCCGGACTGATAGAAGAATCCGCGTGCAGATCGAAGAGTCCATTCAAGCAATCCAAGTTCAGCCATTTCTGA